The Streptomyces tubercidicus DNA segment GGAAGGGCAGTACGCCGTTCATCGTCAGGGCCCGTATGGGCAGCAGATCGGCGCTCGGCATCGGGGAGCGCCCCTCGGCCTCGGCGAGCCGGGCCAGCCGCGGCACCTCCGTCTGCGGCATCCCGATCCAGGTCCGCAGCCCCAGCGCGTCGCCGATGGCCTCGCGGAAGTAACCGCCGGGCGTACGGCCGGTCAGCCGCCGGATCAGCTCGCCGACGATATAGCCGAAGGCGTGCGCGTGGTACTCGTACGCGGTGCCGGGCTCATAGAGCGGCGGCTGCTCCTCCAGGGCACGGATCACCGGCGTCCACCGGGTCAGCTCCTCGAAGGTCAACTGCCGCTCGGCGAGCGGGATTCCGGCGGTGTTGGACAGCACCATCCGGGTGGTGATCCGCTCCTTGCCCTCCTGGGCGAACTCCGGCCAGTAGTGGGCCACCGGGGCGTCGAGGTCCAGCGTCCCCTGCTGGGCGAGCAGATGGGCGCAGACGCTGAGGAGGCCCTTGGCGAGGGACATGACCGGCAGGACGGTGTCCGCGTCCCACGCCCGCCCGGTCCGGTCGTCGGCGGTCCCGCCCCACAGGTCGACGACCTTGCGCCCGTCCGCGAACACGGCCACGGCGGCGCCGAGTTCCCGGCCCTCGGCGAAGTTCCGGGCGAAGGCGTCCGCGACGGCCCCGAACCCCTCGTCGGCCCATCCCTGCTGTGGCATCAGCTGCTGCTCTCTTCCTCGCGTGGTGCGGCACCGGCCCCGCGGGCCCCCGGCCGGTCACCGTACGTGCGCGGCCGCCCGCGTTCGACCGAATTTCCGGTCCGCGGTGCGTTCCGGCCACCGGGCCCGCGGCGACCGGAACCGGAAGCTCCCCAACCGGCCGTGTGTTACCCACAGTTGCCATCTACGGCCGGGATTCACGCGGCGTAATCGGGGAAGTCACTACTTCGCACGGCTTTTCGCCCGGCACCGGGTTCCAGGGAGCCCCAGCTGCCCGATTCCGCGGACCGGCGGCCGTGTTCCGGACCACGGTCCATGTCTCCCGTCTGCGCACGCATCGTGAAGGCCATGAGGTAAAGCGATGTCGGAATACCTTTCGGTCGCCCGCCGGATGTGGCACCTGCTGGAGCCACTGCACGCCACGCTGTACTTCGCCCCCGAGGCGCGCCAGATAGCCGCCGACCTCGGCCATGACGTGGCGTCCCGCTGGCCCAGCTACTTCGCCTGGCGTACGGCTCCGCTGGGCGCCGCCGGGCCCGAACTGGTCGCCGCGACGTACTACACCTTCAGCCCGCGGATGATCTCCCGCTACCTCCCACGGATCTGGACCGTCGCGGAACCGGCCAAGGTGCTGGACGCCCGGCTGCTGGCGATGGACCGTGCGCTGACCGCCCTCGTCGACGGCCGGCTGACCACCGCACAGCTCACCGAGGCGGCCGGGCTGGCCCGCCAGGCCGCCGAGAACGCCGGTCCCGCCGCCCGCCCGCTGGCCGCCGCCAACCGCGATCTGCCCTGGCCGGACGCGCCGCATCTGGTGCTCTGGCAGGCCGCGACCGTCCTCCGTGAACACCGCGGCGACGGCCATCTGGCGGCCCTGCTGACCTGCGAACTCGACCCCTGTGAGGCCCTGGTGTCGTTCGCCGCGATCGGTGCCGCACCGGCCGCCGACTTCGTGGGGCGCGGCTGGAGCGCCCAGGAGTGGAGCGACGCCCGGCACCGCCTCGCCGCCCGTGGCTGGATCGCCCCGGACGGCACCGCGACCGACCGCGCCCACAAGGAGCGCGAGGCGATCGAGCGGACAACCGACCGGCTGGCGGCCGGACCATGGCGGGCACTGGGCCACTCCCGCGCCGAACGGCTGGCCCACCTGCTCCACCCGCTGCTCGCCGCGGTCTTCGAGGCCGGATATCTTCCGCGGCACAGCACGCTGGGCATCGGGAGGGTGAAGGTCCGCTACCCGTAGGGGCGGGCACAGCCGGGCCACCACACGGGGGCCGCCGACGGCCATGAGGCGCCCCCTACACCCCCCGGCCCACCGGGCCCACCTGCCTGCCCGCCCACCCGGCTCAACTCGCCCGCTTGCCCCGCACCCCGTCCAGCAACCGCACCACCGCGTCATGGGTCACCCCGTGATCGGCGAGCACCGCGGCGGCCGCTCCGGGCCTGGCGGTCAGCGCGAGCAGCAGATGCTCATCGCCCAGCGACCGCTCGCCCCGGCCGGCCGCGATCCGCAGGGCGCGCTCCAGTACGGCCTTCGCCTCGGCGGTGAAGGGCCGGCGCACCCGCTTCCGGCGCCCGGCCGTCCCGTCGGCGGCCAGCGCGCCCACCCCGTGGGCCTCCTCCACCCGCGCCACGATCGCGTCGATATCGATCCCCATCCCGGCCAGCGCCGCCGCGTCCGCCGTCGAGACCCCGCCGCGCCGCCGCACCTCCGCGAGGGCGTCCGCCACCGACTCCCGCCGCTCGTGGACACCGAGCGCGGCGAGCACCCCGGCGGCCGGTGAGTCCGTCCGCTCCAGCAGCGCGAGCAGCAGCTCCGGTTCGCCGATCGTGCCGCTTCCGCCGCGATCCGCCTGCTCCGCCGCGCCGCGCACCACCGCGCGCGCCCCGGCCGTGAACCTCTCGAACATCAGCGCCTCCCGTGCTTCTTGTGCACTGCCTGCCTGCTGACACCCAGCTCCGCCGCGATCTCCTGCCATGACCAGCCCTGCGCGCGGGCGCTGCGCACCTGCACGGCTTCGAGCTGCTCCAGCAGCCGACGGAGCGCGGCCACGGCGCGGAGCCCGACCCTGGGGTCCCGATCGCCGGCCCGCTCGGCGAGATCCGTTGCTTCGGTCATAGACGTCAATGTACGTTGACACCCCTCAGGCGTCAACCATCATTGACACGCTGGGCACAACTCGGCCTGAAGCAAGCACACTTGAGTGGACGCGGGGGAATCAGCCCGCAGGCCGGGCAGGATCGGCGGCGGCCAGGGCGATCACCGCCGCAACACCCTCCGTCCACAGCTCGACGGGCCCCGCATCCGGCCCCGCCACCAGCGCCGCGTCGAACCGCGCCAGCCGCACCGCGGGTTCACCGGCCGCACCCAGCCGGGTCTCCCCCTCGACGGCCACGACCAGTACGGCCTCCGGACCGTCGGCGCCACCGCCGTACGCCCCCCGGACCGGCTCCACCACCCGGCTCCCCCGCACCATCTCCACCGTCGCGTCCGCCCGCCCCTCCCGCAGCATCACATTGAGGTTGACGACGGGGCCGTCCAGCAGCCGGGAGCCGGTGTCCGCGCCGCCGGGGAAGGCGAACGGGCGGCAGCGGTCCGGGAGGAGCCGGGTGGTGCCGTCCACCGTCAGCTCCAGCCCGGCGCCGTCGACGACGGTGAGGATCCGCCGGACACCGGGCAGCGGGGAGTACGGCCCGTCCCGGGTGACGTCCGCCAGGCTGACCCGCCAGGCGAAGGTGTCCCAGCCGGCGCCCGGCGGGTGGACGGCGACCTCCCGGGTCACCCCGCCGCCGTTGCTCCATGGCGTGGCGGGGCGCCCCGCCGCCCGCAGGATCCGCATGTTCCGCAGCCTTCCGATGAGGAGTTGCCGGCCCGTCGGCCCGTCAGGCCGTACGCCCGCCAGGCCGCCCGCCCGTCAGACAGTCAGCACGATCTTGCCGAACAGCTCGCCCTGCGCCATCTTGGTGAACCCCTCACGCGCCCGGTCCAGCGGCAGCGTCGAGTCGATGACCGGCCGGATGCCCTTGGCCGCGCAGAAGCTGAGCAGCGACGCCAGCTCCTCCTTGCTGCCCATCGTGGAGCCGACGATCTTCAGCTCCAGGAAGAAGATCCGGTTGAGCTCCCCGCTCTTCGGGGTGAAGCCGCTGGTGGCGCCCGAGATGACCAGGGTGCCGCCGGGGCGCAGCGACTTGACGGAGTGCGACCAGGTGGCGGCGCCGACCGTCTCGATCACCGCGTCCACCCGCTGCGGCAGCCGCTCACCGGTCGCGAACACCGCCTCGGCGCCCAGCTCCAGGGCGCGCTTGCGCTTGGCCTCGTCCCGGCTGGTGGCGAAGATCCGGAGCCCGGCCGCGGCGCCCAGCACGATGGCGGCGGTCGCCACCCCGCCGCCCGCGCCCTGCACCAGAACGCTGTCCCCGGGCCGTACGCCTCCGTTGGTGAACAGCATCCGGTACGCGGTCAGCCAGGCGGTGGGCAGACAGGCGGCCTCCTCGAAGGACAGCTCCTTCGGCTTGGGCAGCACGTTCCAGGAGGGGACGGTGACCTGCTCGGCGAACGTGCCCTGGTAGCGCTCGGTGAGGATGGAGGGCTTCTCCTTGGGGCCGACGCCGTGGCCGGTCTGCCCGATGACGGAGTGCAGGACGACCTCGTTGCCGTCCGCGTCCACCCCGGCGGCATCGCAGCCGAGGATCATCGGCAGCGTCTCCTCGGTGATGCCCACCCCGCGCAGCGACCACAGGTCGTGGTGGTTGAGGGAGGCGGCCTTGACGTTGACGGTCGTCCAGCCGGGACGTTCGCCGGGGGCCGGGCGCTCCCCCAATTCGAGGCCGTTCAGCGGCTGGTCACGGTCGATACGGGCGGCGTAGGCAGCAAACATGATCCCAAGTTAGGCCGCGGCCGGGCGCTGCGGTACCGCGCGGGGGTGTGACACGCGCCGCGCCGTGCCATCGCAACGGGCCGGGCCCGCACCCCGTGAGAGGTGCGGGCCCGGCCCGTGGGTGTGCGCCCCGTGCGGGGTCGCGGTCAGCGGCGTGCCACGCCCTCGGCGCGGGCGGCGGCCGCGACGGCGGCGGTGACGGCCGGTGCGACCCGCTCGTCGAACGGCGAGGGGATGACCCGGTCGGCGCTGAGCTCATCGGCGACGACGGCGGCCAGCGCCTCGGCGGCGGCGAGCTTCATGCCCTCGGTGATCTGCGAGGCCCGCACCTGCATGGCACCGGCGAAGATGCCCGGGAAGGCCAGCACATTGTTGATCTGGTTGGGGAAGTCGCTGCGTCCGGTGGCCACCACGGCCGCGTACTTGTGCGCGATGTCCGGGTGGATCTCCGGGGTCGGGTTGGCCATCGCGAAGATCAGCGAGTCCTTCGCCATCTTCGCCACCGCCTCCTCCGGCACCGTGCCGCCGGAGACCCCGATGAAGACGTCGGCGCCGTCCAGCGCGTCCTCCAGCGAGCCGGTCAGCCGGCCCTTGTTCGTGAAGCCGGCCACCTCACGCTTGACGTCCGTGAGGTCCCCGCGGTCGGTGGAGACGACGCCCTTGCGGTCACAGACCGCGACGTCTCC contains these protein-coding regions:
- a CDS encoding serine hydrolase domain-containing protein → MPQQGWADEGFGAVADAFARNFAEGRELGAAVAVFADGRKVVDLWGGTADDRTGRAWDADTVLPVMSLAKGLLSVCAHLLAQQGTLDLDAPVAHYWPEFAQEGKERITTRMVLSNTAGIPLAERQLTFEELTRWTPVIRALEEQPPLYEPGTAYEYHAHAFGYIVGELIRRLTGRTPGGYFREAIGDALGLRTWIGMPQTEVPRLARLAEAEGRSPMPSADLLPIRALTMNGVLPFPGLDDPHGYNSPALLTAEFPAAGAVSTARGLAALYAAVATGVDGAPRLLGADTVTDAVRQLSGGASWSGFPDLGARWGSGFLVDAPFRRLLGARSFGNSGAGGQFAFGDDEFGVGFAYTANLMGAGDDPRVDRLIGALRGCVGAPEPVALS
- a CDS encoding SCO6745 family protein; the protein is MSEYLSVARRMWHLLEPLHATLYFAPEARQIAADLGHDVASRWPSYFAWRTAPLGAAGPELVAATYYTFSPRMISRYLPRIWTVAEPAKVLDARLLAMDRALTALVDGRLTTAQLTEAAGLARQAAENAGPAARPLAAANRDLPWPDAPHLVLWQAATVLREHRGDGHLAALLTCELDPCEALVSFAAIGAAPAADFVGRGWSAQEWSDARHRLAARGWIAPDGTATDRAHKEREAIERTTDRLAAGPWRALGHSRAERLAHLLHPLLAAVFEAGYLPRHSTLGIGRVKVRYP
- a CDS encoding Clp protease N-terminal domain-containing protein, which produces MFERFTAGARAVVRGAAEQADRGGSGTIGEPELLLALLERTDSPAAGVLAALGVHERRESVADALAEVRRRGGVSTADAAALAGMGIDIDAIVARVEEAHGVGALAADGTAGRRKRVRRPFTAEAKAVLERALRIAAGRGERSLGDEHLLLALTARPGAAAAVLADHGVTHDAVVRLLDGVRGKRAS
- a CDS encoding helix-turn-helix domain-containing protein produces the protein MTEATDLAERAGDRDPRVGLRAVAALRRLLEQLEAVQVRSARAQGWSWQEIAAELGVSRQAVHKKHGRR
- a CDS encoding HutD family protein, yielding MRILRAAGRPATPWSNGGGVTREVAVHPPGAGWDTFAWRVSLADVTRDGPYSPLPGVRRILTVVDGAGLELTVDGTTRLLPDRCRPFAFPGGADTGSRLLDGPVVNLNVMLREGRADATVEMVRGSRVVEPVRGAYGGGADGPEAVLVVAVEGETRLGAAGEPAVRLARFDAALVAGPDAGPVELWTEGVAAVIALAAADPARPAG
- a CDS encoding zinc-binding dehydrogenase produces the protein MFAAYAARIDRDQPLNGLELGERPAPGERPGWTTVNVKAASLNHHDLWSLRGVGITEETLPMILGCDAAGVDADGNEVVLHSVIGQTGHGVGPKEKPSILTERYQGTFAEQVTVPSWNVLPKPKELSFEEAACLPTAWLTAYRMLFTNGGVRPGDSVLVQGAGGGVATAAIVLGAAAGLRIFATSRDEAKRKRALELGAEAVFATGERLPQRVDAVIETVGAATWSHSVKSLRPGGTLVISGATSGFTPKSGELNRIFFLELKIVGSTMGSKEELASLLSFCAAKGIRPVIDSTLPLDRAREGFTKMAQGELFGKIVLTV